GCCAGAGCCGGTTGAGAGCGAGTAGGACAGTGGCGGCATTGGAGCTGCCGCCACCCAGGCCGCCGCCCATGGGGAGCCGCTTGTCGAGACGGATGTCAGCACCAAGCGTCGCGCCGGTTTCGTGCTGAAGCAACCGTGCGGCACGCAGCGCCAGATTGTCCTCCATGGCGACTCCCGCAATATCACTGGCCAGGCTCAACTGGCCATCGTCACGCAGGCGGAGATGCAGGGTGTCGCCGATATCGAGAAACTGGAACAGCGTCTGCAGTTCATGATAACCGTCGGTACGCCGGCCAGTGATATGCAGCATTCGGTTGAGCTTGGCCGGGGAGGGCAGGCTGAGCCAGGCGTGATCGGGGCAATCGCGGTGAAGCCCCCGTTCACTCATCGACGGCCTCCGTCTGCCACTCATTGACCACCAGCGTGGCGCGAATCTCATCGTAGGTCATGACCAGACGCCGCGGTAACCATAGGTTGGATGTCTGGGTCCAGTCGAGGTAGTTGATCTCCCAGCCATCCTGATGCAGGGAGACCGGAAAGCCTCCGTTGTCGCGGGCGACTTCGTGCTCGCGACCAGGGGCCGGGAGGCCGCGTATCCAGTAATCGAGAGAGGAGACCGGCAGCGACCAACCGAGCTGGGCTTCCATCAGCGCCTCGGCGTTTTCGGCTTCGAAGCGCCCCTGGTTGCTGGTCATGCTGACGCGCCCCTCGCGCCCCTCGAGCACGCTGCGTCCGGCCCCGAAGGGGCCGCTGATCAACATCCGGAAATGATAGGGGCGTTGGTTCCAGTCGAGATTGGCACTGGTGGACTCCTGCGGCGTGCGCAATCCGACCTTGCCGGCCAGGCGCCACTCATCGAGGGCTTCGATGCGATCGGCCTGGGCATTCCATTGGCCTCGGCCCGTGGTGTCCGGGCCCGGCGAGGGAGTGGCACAACCGGCCAGCAGTAACAGAGTAAACAGGCAGAGTAAGAGTCGTCGCATGGGATCACGGGAATTGAAGGGTGGGTTCGGGCGCCAGTTCTGGCGTGCGGTATAGAAGGTCATCGATTACCGGGCGTTCGTCGTAACGCTCGAGGGCCTGCTCGATCAGCGCACGTGCCTGCGCTTCGTGGCCGAGTTCCCAGAGAACTTCGGCGAGGTGGGCTGCGACCTCCTGGTCGGGCATCATGGCATAGGCGCGCTCCAGATATTCGAGCGCACGCTGGTTGTTGCCGAGCTTGTAGTATCCCCAGCCCATGCTGTCGAGAATGGCCGGATTGGCGGGCTCCAGTCGATAGGCGCGCTCAATCAGCTCCATGCCCTCCTGGTGGCGATCGGTCATGTCGACCAGGGTATAACCCAGGGCATTGAGGGCCATGGCATGGTCGGGCTGCCGCTCGATCAGGCGCTGCAGATCCTCCTCCATGGCTGCCAGGTCGCCCATGGAGAAAGCGCGCATGGCGCGAAGATAGAGCAGCTCCTCGGCACCTGGCGAGCGGCGTAGCTCACGTTCGAGCAACTCATCCGCCTCATCTCCGAGCCCCTGCTGGTCGAGCAGTTCGGCCTCCAGGGCGGCAAGGCTAGCTGCCTGCTCGTCATGGCGAAGGCGCTCGGTATGCAGGAAGCTGCGAGCATCCTCGAGCCGATCGTCATTGATCAGCATGCGCGCCGCCAGCAGCCGAGCCTGGAGGAACTGGTCGCCGGCTGGCACCTGGCGGTAATAGAGCAAGGCATTGTCGACCTGGCCTTCCTGCTCGGCGATTGCGCCGAGCAGCGTATAGGCCATTGCCGGGGTATCGACTTCGCTGACCAGGGGGAGCAGTAGCCGACGGGCGGGGGCGGTATGGCCCTCTTCCAGATAGAGTTGTGCCAGGATCAGGCGAAGCTCGTGGCCGCCGACATGTCGCTCGATCAGAGCGTCGGTCTGGTTTTCCGCGGCGCTTATATTGCCCAGCAGCAGCTCGCTCTGAGCCAGCATCAGAATGAAGCGTCCATCCTCCGGGGCCACTTCACGTCCGCGCCTTGCCGCCTGGCGGGCGCTGGTGGGGTCGTCGGCGTCCAGCGCGATGCGCGCTTGGGCAAGCCACAGTTCCGGCAGTTCGGCATGGCTTTCGCCCAGGCGCGCCAGACGCGCCTGGGCCTGGGTGACATTCCCGATTGCCGCTTCGATGAGAGCGGTGGCGAGAACCGCATCGTGACGCTGCGGGTGAGCGGCGTCGGTCTCCACTAGGTATTGCGTGAGTCGCTCGAGCAGAACGGGCAGTGGCCCCCCCTCTTCAATGGCAAGCTCGGAGAAGCTGGCCAGTTCGCCATGTTCGCCGCGCTCGGCGAGCGCCAGGCGGTAGTCGAGGCTGGCCAGCCAGTCGCCGCGCTGCAACGCCAGGCTCGAGAGCAGGCGGGTCGGTGCCTCGGCTTGCGGCGCCAGGTCGTACCAGCGCATCGCCGTGGTTTCGAGCAGCGCCTGGTCGCCGCTGAAGCGTGCTGCCAGCGCGGCACGCTCGATCAAGGCCACCGAGCGGTAGCGCTCGCCGGTCTCCAGATAGCCACGCGTGGCACTGGCGTAGTCGCCGCGCTGGCCGGCGATCTCGGCGGTCAGGAGCGTGGCGAGGCCGACAGCATCCAGGCCGCGCCTGATGGGCGGCGCCGAGGCGATCGGGTCGGCCTGCTCGGCAATAGGTGACACCGCGGCGCTCTGGCAGGCAGCGAGCGGAAGCGCGGTGGCTACCGTCAGGGCGATGTGGATCAAGCGTGGGGCCATGGTTGTCTCGTTTACGGTGCCGAAGGTCCAGCATAACGACTTGGCTGGTCCGGGCAAAGCCATGTCGGGGCGTGCCCGTCTGTCATGCTGTGATAGAATCCTGTCTCTCGATGGACATAGACCACGTGTCTCCTACTAAGTCCCCTAGCGAAGACGCAGACTGCATGACGCTTCTGGCCCTTGGAATCAACCACAAGACCGCCGCCGTTGAGGTGCGCGAGCAGGTGGCATTTACCCCGACCCAACTGGAATCGGCACTGGCCGAGTTGCGCGCGCTGCCCGACGTGCAGGAAGCGGCGGTGCTATCGACGTGTAATCGTACCGAACTCTATTGCGTCACCGGCACGAATGGCGAGCGCGCCATCCTCGAGTGGCTGGGGCGATTCCATGGCCTCGAGAGTATCGATCTTTCCCGCTGTGCCTACCACTACCTGGATGGCGATGCGGCGCGCCACCTGATGCGTGTGGCGGCCGGACTCGACTCGATGGTGCTGGGCGAGCCGCAGATTCTGGGGCAGCTCAAGGAGGCCTACCAGATTGCGCGGCAGCACAAGGGGCTCGGGGGCGAA
This DNA window, taken from Halomonas sp. TA22, encodes the following:
- a CDS encoding tetratricopeptide repeat protein, with translation MAPRLIHIALTVATALPLAACQSAAVSPIAEQADPIASAPPIRRGLDAVGLATLLTAEIAGQRGDYASATRGYLETGERYRSVALIERAALAARFSGDQALLETTAMRWYDLAPQAEAPTRLLSSLALQRGDWLASLDYRLALAERGEHGELASFSELAIEEGGPLPVLLERLTQYLVETDAAHPQRHDAVLATALIEAAIGNVTQAQARLARLGESHAELPELWLAQARIALDADDPTSARQAARRGREVAPEDGRFILMLAQSELLLGNISAAENQTDALIERHVGGHELRLILAQLYLEEGHTAPARRLLLPLVSEVDTPAMAYTLLGAIAEQEGQVDNALLYYRQVPAGDQFLQARLLAARMLINDDRLEDARSFLHTERLRHDEQAASLAALEAELLDQQGLGDEADELLERELRRSPGAEELLYLRAMRAFSMGDLAAMEEDLQRLIERQPDHAMALNALGYTLVDMTDRHQEGMELIERAYRLEPANPAILDSMGWGYYKLGNNQRALEYLERAYAMMPDQEVAAHLAEVLWELGHEAQARALIEQALERYDERPVIDDLLYRTPELAPEPTLQFP
- the lolB gene encoding lipoprotein insertase outer membrane protein LolB — encoded protein: MRRLLLCLFTLLLLAGCATPSPGPDTTGRGQWNAQADRIEALDEWRLAGKVGLRTPQESTSANLDWNQRPYHFRMLISGPFGAGRSVLEGREGRVSMTSNQGRFEAENAEALMEAQLGWSLPVSSLDYWIRGLPAPGREHEVARDNGGFPVSLHQDGWEINYLDWTQTSNLWLPRRLVMTYDEIRATLVVNEWQTEAVDE